The Podospora pseudocomata strain CBS 415.72m chromosome 1 map unlocalized CBS415.72m_1, whole genome shotgun sequence genome has a segment encoding these proteins:
- a CDS encoding uncharacterized protein (EggNog:ENOG503P2NU; COG:S), whose product MSSSLPSHNQPGESSSLLPSYTPTTESASRSQRQQTEQTGAMSEINTLLTGAAFGAALTASGVFQPSVIISQLNFTNFHMIQTFLTAAAGSAATVSIAQALQPNHPNLVPRAASSLGLFGPYDGNILGGILLGSGMMLSGACPGTVLAQLGVGVKSGVYAFAGASLAGVVWSGFLKPLLTQCPTPPKAGSASPSPKATVHEVLGVSKGTLLLGLEAMFVGIVIAAAKFTEVGPEAKIPPYYGGMLIAGAQLLSLVVRGCLVGMSTSYEEVGGWMLGGKLVPEKYRNMLFSAGVIVGSYILSHGAPKFGEVTDVVVSPLSAAVGGFLMILGSRMAGGCTSGHGISGISLLSMSSFLTVGATFAAGGLMGLLIG is encoded by the exons ATGTCGTCTTCTCTCCCAAGTCACAATCAGCCAGGCGAATCTTCATCACTTTTGCCATCATACACACCAACAACTGAAAGTGCTTCTCGCTCACAGAGACAACAAACCGAACAAACAGGAGCAATGTCAGaaatcaacaccctcctcacagGCGCCGCCTTTGGTGCCGCCTTGACAGCATCAGGAGTATTCCAACCTTCGGTCATCATCTCACAACTCAACTTCACCAACTTCCACATGATCCAAACCTTCCTCACCGCGGCTGCCGGTTCAGC AGCCACCGTCTCAATagcccaagccctccaacCGAACCATCCGAACCTCGTCCCCCGTGCCGCCTCCAGCCTCGGGCTGTTCGGCCCCTACGACGGCAACATCCTAGGCGGTATCCTCCTCGGCTCAGGAATGATGCTCTCCGGCGCCTGCCCCGGCACAGTCCTCGCCCAGCTGGGAGTAGGTGTCAAGTCAGGAGTGTACGCCTTCGCCGGTGCCTCCCTTGCCGGTGTAGTCTGGTCAGGGTTCCTGAAGCCACTGCTCACCCAAtgtccaacaccaccaaaggctGGctcggcatcaccatcaccaaaagcAACAGTCCACGAGGTTCTGGGGGTCAGCAAGGGGACTTTGTTGCTTGGGTTGGAGGCCATGTTTGTCGGCATCGTTATTGCCGCAGCCAAATTCACCGAAGTTGGCCCAGAAGCCAAGATCCCTCCTTATTATGGCGGGATGTTGATTGCCGGAGCGCAGCTGCTGAGCTTGGTTGTCAGGGGTTGCCTGGTCGGCATGTCTACTTCGTATGAGGAAGTCGGCGGGTGGATGCTTGGTGGAAAGCTGGTGCCGGAGAAGTACAGGAACATGCTGTTCTCTGCGGGTGTTATTGTTGGGTCGTATATCCTCTCGCACGGTGCCCCCAAGTTTGGCGAAGTGACGGATGTGGTTGTCAGTCCCTTGAGCGCGGCGGTGGGTGGGTTCTTGATGATCTTGGGGTCGAGGATGGCTGGGGGTTGCACATCTGGGCATGGGATCTCGGGGATTTCACTGCTGTCGATGTCGAGTTTTTTGACGGTCGGGGCGACGTTTGCGGCgggagggttgatggggttgttgattgGTTGA
- a CDS encoding uncharacterized protein (EggNog:ENOG503NYWA; COG:S) — translation MASPIVHPIFEPVTGTWQYIIADPSTLAAAIIDPVLDFEPARNTVSTATADSLLDIVVQNNYKVGYLLETHTHADHLSASRYLQLKLAQSTNPKTGVGKRIVQVQTTFAQKYGVEQSELEDVFDFLWEDDQTFRIGDLEAKVVHLPGHTPDHVGYLIGDNIFCGDSLFLPDVGSARCDFPGGDAVQLYHSVQTLFSLPPHYKIYTGHDYPSGDRSDPVPYTTVAEQQERNKHLKIGTTQQEFVNWRQERDSGLGEPRLLHQSLQVNIRGGRLPRSGMLVLPLKGTREVGGVRL, via the exons ATGGCATCTCCGATTGTCCACCCCATCTTTGAGCCTGTCACGGGCACCTGGCAATACATCATTGCTGACCCGTCCAcccttgccgccgccatcatcgacCCCGTGCTTGATTTTGAACCCGCCCGCAATACCGTCTCCACGGCCACTGCTGATTCGTTACTCGATATCGTCGTCCAGAACAACTACAAAGTTGGTTATCTTCTCGAGACACATACCCATGCAGACCATCTGTCTGCTTCCCGGTACCTCCAGCTCAAGCTCGCGCAATCAACAAACCCGAAAACAGGGGTTGGCAAGCGCATCGTCCAGGTCCAAACCACATTTGCCCAGAAATACGGAGTCGAACAATCCGAACTCGAAGATGTTTTCGATTTTCTTTGGGAGGATGACCAGACTTTCAGAATCGGTGACTTGGAGGCAAAGGTGGTCCATCTGCCTGGCCACACGCCTGATCATGTTGGATATTTGATTGGCG ACAACATCTTTTGTGGCGATTCTCTGTTCCTCCCTGACGTTGGCTCAGCCCGTTGCGACTTCCCCGGAGGAGACGCTGTCCAACT CTACCACTCAGTCCaaaccctcttctccctccccccacatTACAAGATCTACACAGGCCACGATTACCCATCCGGCGACCGCAGCGACCCAGTCCCTTACACGACAGTAGCCGAGCAACAAGAACGGAACAAACACCTCAAGATTGGCACAACACAACAAGAGTTTGTGAACTggaggcaggagagggaCTCGGGGCTTGGGGAGCCGAGGTTGCTGCACCAGAGTCTGCAGGTTAATATccgaggagggagactgCCGAGGAGTGGGATGTTGGTTTTGCCTTTGAAGGGGAccagggaggtggggggtgtgAGGCTTTGA
- a CDS encoding uncharacterized protein (COG:Q; EggNog:ENOG503Q4WB): MELLISLLSWQSIAVPAVAYCLTLAFYRLYLDPLAKFPGPKLAAITRYYEAYYDVVKKGQYTFRIAEMHRQYGPIVRSSPYELHINDPAYFEKLYRHEGRWNKYDWSVDAQNALGAIIFTPDHHEHKARRAPLNAYFSKSRVVRHQDMIIRKLEKLCGRIGEFAKAGRVIDLGAAISAFQRDASTEYVLGKDYNSLDQPDFSVGMTRIMHGGGRMWHLTKHIRWYGPAMLSIPKEFLIKSADPDTSNFMRYARDSEEDTAQLLKAAASYNPDDDTPRTIVHEIYDSNLPPKDKTIKRVFADVVSVTGAGFETTASLLRLVIYNVFSNTDILTRLRAELTEAATRSSSPDGSIPLQTLEQLPYLTAVLMEGMRLSPAIASRSQRTAPDRDLIYDKYRIPAGTPVGMTVLLMHTDERLYPDPHRFQPERWVDPEARKKAEKTYAPFSRGTRICLGMHLAWAEMYLLMAAIVQKFDFDFDGLTPKDHFKVVSDQFIVSTKGKAVLETRVSLRQR; this comes from the exons ATGGAGTTGCTCATATCTCTCTTGTCATGGCAATCGATTGCAGTCCCGGCGGTTGCCTACTGCCTCACTCTTGCATTCTACCGCCTTTACTTGGATCCTCTTGCCAAATTTCCCGGCCCAAAGCTCGCCGCAATCACTCGCTACTACGAGGCGTATTACGACGTGGTCAAAAAGGGACAGTATACCTTTCGCATCGCCGAGATGCACAGGCAATATG GGCCCATCGTCCGGAGCAGTCCTTACGAGCTTCACATCAACGACCCAGCCTATTTTGAAAAGCTCTACCGCCACGAGGGGCGCTGGAACAAGTACGACTGGTCGGTCGATGCCCAGAATGCCCTTGGTGCCATCATCTTTACACCGGACCACCACGAGCACAAGGCCCGTCGGGCACCGCTTAATGCCTATTTTTCCAAATCAAGGGTTGTCCGCCATCAGGATATGATCATCCGTAAGCTAGAAAAGCTCTGCGGGCGGATTGGCGAGTTTGCAAAAGCTGGAAGAGTGATCGATCTCGGCGCTGCTATAAGTGCTTTCCAGAGGGATGCTTCGACAGAGTATGTTCTTGGGAAGGACTATAACAGTCTTGACCAACCGGACTTCAGTGTCGGTATGACAAGAATCATGCATGGTGGCGGAAGGATGTGGCACTTGACCAAGCACATCCGCTGGTACGGGCCTGCTATGCTTTCTATTCCGAAGGAGTTTCTCATCAAGAGCGCTGATCCGGATACGTCAAACTTTATGCGCTATGCGCGA GACAGCGAAGAGGACACCGCGCAGCTACTCAAAGCGGCCGCTTCTTACAACCCGGATGATGACACCCCCCGAACCATCGTTCACGAGATCTATGACTCCAATCTTCCCCCCAAGGACAAGACGATCAAGCGTGTCTTTGCCGACGTCGTCTCAGTGACGGGAGCCGGCTTCGAAACAACAgccagcctcctccggctGGTTATCTACAACGTCTTTAGCAACACCGACATTCTAACTCGCCTGCGAGCCGAGCTCACCGAGGCAGCTACTCGGTCCTCGTCTCCGGATGGATCTATCCCCCTGCAGACACTTGAACAGCTACCGTATCTAACGGCCGTTTTGATGGAGGGTATGCGCTTAAGTCCTGCTATTGCCTCCCGCTCTCAGCGTACCGCTCCCGACAGAGATTTGATCTATGACAAGTATCGCATCCCGGCTGGAACACCTGTGGGCATGACGGTTCTGTTGATGCACACGGACGAAAGGCTGTACCCGGATCCGCATCGGTTTCAGCCGGAGAGGTGGGTAGATccggaggcgaggaagaaggctgagaagACGTACGCGCCGTTCTCGAGAGGTACGAGGATCTGTCTTGGGATGCA TCTTGCCTGGGCAGAAATGTATCTGCTTATGGCTGCGATCGTGCAAAAGtttgactttgactttgatgGTCTCACACCAAAGGACCATTTCAAGGTCGTGAGCGACCAGTTCATCGTCAGCACCAAGGGGAAGGCTGTTTTGGAGACAAGGGTGTCGCTTCGTCAGCGTTGA
- a CDS encoding uncharacterized protein (EggNog:ENOG503NZ1F; COG:S) gives MFALKLSTIAVWVVSASVVASQPRWSSDYVNVTLCQWREPRVAAIRDRLFLDGGNRWWRPGLSNGEHAIPGQDDNPLGITYTLNFSKPFDTKDNITALFVPIYALGGAAVNNIAPNFASGGLLYNDYQYFGYGGMTFRSAAYPEPLGTAVRGYRAFTSQVPDFTPGPVEDNLDGNVTRFVAYGGAASAPSENLAWYFSGLRSPTGGLIYDVERGGTNETTLPSQVSDTLITLSLEKEQRPNWTNKTLPKDIPGRAGAELVWVPVGTKGILVALGGVVDPSFIKINGRSSDPDNNKEKSREFMSTIDIYDVAGDRWYRQKTSDGPEALSRGCAVVAPAQDGTSFNIYYYGGYAALEQKSGYSDAVWVLSLPSFTWTKLTEGTGPGRAAHKCIMPYPDQMMVIGGHPPLDATNTVPCLQEPIRIYNLSSGTWVNRYDPAIWSNYTVPQGIRDTIGGSPTGDAELTKPNPSFVSTALASVFATRYDNTKITAYYPYAREAQVNNTNPIVPPVTSEEAQGGGTPSWLGPVVGVVVGLVVLTLIGVGVFLWRRRKYLGPDAETKSEARTENTRTRVMNWIPRPGPGPGPASPPQEPEDVKPHFATGATEYYGGSVTDVDSVGAPTPFSISEMMNTEIRRPVELPDNSGPAELYNNPASPSVNTPYTSYDESPAVGRGSINKGSSYPNNTHQVDHASNISSLGSTPPPPPQQPATIPEHYGTSFYRPDSDALGNPPVTTPTSGHPTNGTSSTLRNQVLSGISNLSDRDRSHLRQISDTTVSSITSGHQPGAGQHGQILSHSGFPERLVESPGVVSPPTAGPMGESPDYLSARPLPGQAQQWQAQQAQAANSPLRKSVFTESKEDMTDPNGGSGPSRI, from the exons ATGTTTGCGTTGAAACTTTCAACAATCGCTGTGTGGGTGGTGTCTGCGTCAGTTGTCGCCAGTCAGCCAAGGTGGTCTTCTGACTACGTCAACGTAACTCTCTGCCAGTGGAGGGAACCTCGAG TTGCGGCCATACGAGACAGGCTGTTTCTGGATGGAGGCAATCGTTGGTGGCGCCCAGGGCTCTCGAATGGGGAACATGCGATTCCTGGCCAGGATG ACAATCCACTGGGGATTACATACACGTTGAACTTCAGCAAGCCTTTCGACACCAAAGACAATATTACTGCGCTGTTCGTACCAATCTACGCCTTGGGGGGTGCGGCCGTGAACAATATCGCCCCGAATTTTGCCAGCGGTGGGCTCCTGTACAACGATTACCAGTACTTTGGTTATGGCGGTATGACTTTCAGGTCAGCCGCGTATCCGGAGCCGTTGGGTACAGCTGTGCGCGGATACCGGGCCTTTACTTCACAGGTGCCTGATTTTACCCCTGGACCCGTGGAAGATAACCTCGATGGCAACGTTACACGATTTGTTGCGTATGGCGGAGCGGCTAGCGCCCCATCTGAGAACCTCGCCTGGTACTTTTCTGGGTTGCGCTCGCCGACCGGCGGACTCATCTACGATGTCGAAAGGGGCGGGACGAACGAGACCACTCTGCCCTCGCAAGTGTCTGACACATTGATCACCCTGAGCTTGGAGAAAGAGCAAAGACCAAATTGGACGAACAAGACACTGCCCAAGGATATCCCGGGACGCGCCGGCGCGGAATTGGTATGGGTTCCTGTTGGCACCAAAGGTATTCTGGTCGCACTGGGGGGCGTTGTAGACCCGTCTTTCATCAAAATAAACGGTAGATCGAGCGACCCGGACAACAAT aaagagaaaagtCGGGAGTTCATGTCAACTATCGATATCTACGATGTGGCAGGGGACAGATGGTATCGACAAAAGACGAGCGATGGCCCAGAAGCCCTCAGCAGAGGGTGTGCTGTAGTCGCCCCCGCTCAGGATGGTACAAGCTTCAACATCTACTATTATGGCGGTTACGCTGCGCTCGAGCAGAAGTCAGGCTACTCAGATGCCGTCTGGGTATTGTCGCTTCCCTCCTTCACGTGGACCAAACTCACAGAAGGCACCGGTCCTGGGCGCGCCGCGCACAAGTGTATAATGCCATACCCTGATCAGATGATGGTGATTGGAGGCCACCCCCCGCTGGACGCCACCAATACTGTTCCGTGCCTTCAGGAGCCGATCCGGATCTACAATTTGTCTTCCGGGACGTGGGTAAATCGCTACGATCCAGCGATCTGGAGCAATTATACCGTCCCTCAGGGTATTCGCGACACGATTGGGGGTTCCCCCACAGGCGACGCCGAGTTGACGAAGCCGAACCCCTCCTTTGTGAGCACCGCACTTGCCAGTGTGTTCGCTACGAGAtacgacaacaccaagatcacTGCCTACTACCCGTATGCGCGTGAAGCCCaggtcaacaacaccaatccgATTGTTCCCCCCGTAACCTCCGAAGAAGCGCAAGGTGGTGGAACCCCATCCTGGCTTGGTCCTGTGGTGGGAGTTGTTGTAGGGCTTGTCGTCCTCACGCTGATTGGTGTCGGAGTGTTCTTGTGGCGACGCCGAAAATACCTGGGTCCAGATGCTGAGACCAAGAGTGAGGCTAGAACTGAGAATACCAGAACGCGGGTGATGAATTGGATTCCTCGTCCAGGCCCAGGCCCAGGTCCTGCATCACCACCTCAAGAACCGGAGGATGTCAAGCCGCATTTCGCAACTGGTGCAACTGAGTACTACGGCGGTAGCGTCACGGATGTGGATAGTGTTGGGGCCCCGACGCCGTTCTCTATCTCTGAGATGATGAACACCGAAATCCGACGTCCGGTAGAGCTTCCGGATAACTCTGGCCCCGCTGAACTCTACAACAATCCGGCATCGCCGAGCGTGAACACCCCCTACACTTCCTACGATGAAAGCCCCGCGGTTGGCCGTGGCTCGATCAATAAAGGCTCTTCGTACCCAAACAACACTCACCAAGTCGACCACGCCAGCAACATCTCATCTCTTGGctccactcctcctcctcccccacagcAACCGGCTACAATTCCAGAACATTATGGCACCTCCTTCTACCGCCCAGACTCGGACGCACTCGGGAACCCACCAGTCACCACGCCCACATCCGGTCACCCAACCAACGGAACCAGCAGTACCCTCCGCAACCAAGTTCTGTCGGGCATTTCCAACCTGAGTGATCGTGACCGGTCCCATCTTCGGCAGATTAGCGACACGACAGTCAGCTCGATCACGTCCGGTCATCAACCAGGTGCAGGACAGCACGGACAGATTCTCAGCCACTCTGGCTTTCCagagaggttggtggagagtCCAGGGGTGGTGTCGCCTCCTACTGCCGGGCCTATGGGTGAGAGCCCAGATTACCTCAGTGCGAGGCCACTGCCAGGACAGGCGCAGCAATGGCAAGCACAGCAAGCGCAAGCGGCGAACAGCCCGCTCAGGAAGAGCGTATTCACGGAGAGCAAGGAGGACATGACGGATCCGAATGGCGGTTCTGGCCCAAGTAGGATATAA